The window CCTTGTTGACCGCCAAGGTCGGTCCGAAGGTCTCCTCGGTCATGGCGAGCGAGTCCTCCGGCACGTCGACGAGCACCGTCGGCTGCACCAGCCGCTCGCCCACCGCGTCGGGTCCGCCGACCACGGCGCGCGCACCCCGGTCCAGCGCGTCCTTGATGTGGCTCGCCACCACGCCCGGCTGTGACGGCATGGTCATCGGCCCGATCTGCGCGTCCGGATCATCGCCCGCCCGAAGAGTTTTCGTCAGCGCGGTGAGCTTGGCGAGGAACGGCTCGTACACCCGCTCGTGCACATAGACGCGCTCGGTGCCGATGCAGGCCTGCCCCGCGTTGGACAGGCCACCCCACACCGCGGCCTCGGCGGCCGCGTCCAGGTCGGCGTCCGCGTCCACCAGCAGCACGTCCTTGCCGCCCGCCTCGATCAGCACCGGGGTCAGGGTGTCGGCACAGGCGCGCATGACTTTCTTTCCGGTCTCCGTCGAACCGGTGAAGGCGACCTTGTCCACGCCCGAACGGCACAGTGCCGCACCGGTTTCACCGCGACCGGTCACCAGTTGCAGAACCGGATGCTCGGGCACCACCTGAGCGAACGCATCCACCAGCCACTTGCCGACGCCAGGGGTGTATTCGCTCGGCTTGAACACCACCGCGTTACCGGCGGCGAGGGCGTAGGCGATCGAACCCATCGGGGTGAACACCGGGAAGTTCCACGGCCCGATCACGCCGATCACGCCCAGCGGCAGGTACTCCACCGAGGCGCCGAGGTCCGCCGCCATCAGGCTCGGCGAGATGCTCTTGCGGCCCAGCACCTTTCGCGCGTTGCCCGCGGCCCAGGAGAGGTGGTCGAGCATCATGATGATCTCGAGCTGGGCGTCGCCGGTCGGCTTGCCGGTTTCCGCGTGCGACAACTCCGCCAGCTGCGCCATCCGGCGGGCGATGACGCCGCGCCACTTCTTCAGCCGCTCCGCCCGCTCGTCGAAACTCAGGCCCGCCCACCACTGCGCGGCTTCCCTTGCGCGAGCGACAGTTTCGTCCACCTGACCGGCGTCGAGAATGGGATGCGTGCCGACCACATCGCCCGTCGCGGGGTCGAGCGAATCGAATGTCGCCACAGCTGTCGCAGTCACGGTCACTTCCTGAATGTCGTCGGTCCGCGTCATGCCTGCACTCCGCGAATCAGATCGGATGCCTTCTCGCCCACCATGATCGCGGGGGCGTTGGTGTTGCCACGGGGCACCATCGGCATCACCGAGGCGTCGGCGACACGCAAGCCCTCGATGCCGCGCACCCGCAGCTGCGGATCGACCACAGCGTCTTCGCCGGTGCCCATCGAGCACGTGCCCACCGGGTGGTAGAGCGTCTGAGTCCAGGCCCGGATGTGGTCGCCCAGCTCGTCGTCGGTCAGCCCGGAGACCTGACTCGGCAGGTACGGCCGAGAAAGGAAGCGCGCGAACGGCTTTTCCCGCACGATCTCGAACAGGCGGCGCGCACCGGCGACGGACGCGGCCAGATCGACGGGATCGCTGAAGTAGGCGGGGTCCATTTCCGGCTTCCACGCCGGATCCGCCGACCGCAGCCGCAGCCGACCGCGGCTGGCCACGTTCACCAATGTCGCGCCCGCGGTGAGCATCTGGGCGGTCGGCTCCTGGAATCCGTTGTCGTAGAACCCCGTCGGCGCGGTGATGATCTGGATATCGGGCCCAGCCAGGCCGTCCCGGGAGGCGAAGAACGCGCCACCCTCGCCCACATTCGACGACAGCGGGCCGCGCCCGGACAGCTTCCACTGCATGAGCCGGGCCGGGTTCGAGAAGTCGGTGAGGTCGGAGGTGTCCTTGCTGTACCAGATGAACGGCGTGACCGGATGGTCGTGCAGGTTCTCCCCTACCCCCGGCAGATCTACCACCGGCTCGATACCGTGCTCACGCAGATGCGTGGCGGGTCCGATACCCGAAAGCATCAGCAGCTGCGGGGAATTGATGGAGCCGCCGGACAGCACCACCTCGCCGTCCGCGTAGGCGATGTGCTCGACGCCGCGCTGCCGGTAGGCGACGCCCACGGCCCGGGTGCCCTCCAGCACCACGCGGGTGGCGAACGCGCTGGTCCGGATGGTCAAGTTGGGCCGCCGCAAGGCCGGACGCAGATAGCCGTCCGCCGTCGACCAGCGCCTGCCGTCCTTGCAGGTCACCTGGTAGCGGCCGGCGCCCTCCTGTTCAGCGCCATTGAAGTCGTCGTTGCGCTCGAGCCCGTGCGCGACCGCCGCCTCGATCCAGGCATCGGTCGTCTCATGGTTGAAGCGACGGTCCTCCACGTGCTGCGGGCCCGCACTGCCGTGGAAGGAATCACTGAGCCGCGTATTGCCCTCGGCCCGAACGAAATACGGCAGCACATCGGCGTAACCCCAGCCTTCGGCGCCGAAATCGTCGCGCCAGCTGTCGTAGTCGGCGCGATTGCCGCGGATGTAGATCATGGCGTTCATCGACGAACACCCGCCGAGGCCCTTCATCCGCGGCCAGAAGGCGCGGCGACCCGCCATGTGCTTCTGCTCGGTGGTCTCGTAATTCCAGTCCCACTTGGTCTTGAACAGGTTCGGGAACGCGGCCGGAATATGGATCTCGTCGGCATCGTCTTCGCCGCCGGCCTCCAGCAGCAGCACCGACACCGCGGGATTCTCCGACAGCCGGGCCGCCACCACGGCCCCCGCGCTTCCGGCCCCGACGATCACGTAGTCGAAGCGGTTCTTCTCGCTCAAAGCTCTCCTTGTATCGAGCCGTCGCGCCTGCATGCTGGTCGCTAGACGGGTCCGCGCGCTTACGTGACCGGGATCACGAAGTCGTCACCTGAAGGCTATGGCGGGTCAACTGGGGATTCCTATGTCCGCCTGGGCCGCATTTTTGATATTTTTGGCCAGTGGATACCGCAGGTGCGAAGCAGCGCACAAACGTGCTGATCGGCATGCGCGCGCCGACGAGCGCCCTATTGGTCACGCGACTGGCCGCCGAGCAAGGCTTGGCCGAATCGGACTGTTTGCGTGGCACCGGCCTCGTCGGCACGGATCTGCGCAAGCCGGGCGCGCTGGTGACCGGCGCGCAGGAGATCGCGATCATCACGAATGTGCTGCGCGCCCTGCCCGACAGTCCCGGCCTCGGCTTGGCCGCCGGTCTGCGCTACCACGCCACCGTGCACGGCATGTGGGGTTACGCGCTCATCGCCAGCCAGTCCATTCGCGATGCGATCGATATCGGCCTGCGGTTTCTGGAACTGTCGTATTCCTTCTGCGATATCACCGCAGAGGAGACCGGCGACGAGATCGCGCTGGTGATCCAGCCCGCGGTGACCGATCCGGTAGTGGCCCGATTCGTCGCCGAACGCGATATCAACGTCATCGCGACCCTGCTCCGCGATATCGCCGGACCGGCCCACCGGTTGAGCGCGGTGCGGCTGCCCTACCCCGAGCCCGCGCCCGACGCCGTCCAGCGCATCAACGAAGCCCTCTCCTTCGCACCGCAGTACGACTGCGACCACTACGCGACCGTTTTCGACAAGAGCATCGTCGACGACCCGCTGCCCCAAGCCGACCCGTACACCGCCGAACTCGCCACCCAGCAGTGCCGCGAACTCGCCGCCCAGCGCCGCGCCCTCACCGGCACCGCGGGACGAGTCCGCGACCTGCTCTTCAGGCAGACGCGCGGCCCGCTGACCGAATCGGAAGTCGCAGCCGCGCTGCATCTTTCGGGCCGCACCCTGCGCCGCCAGCTGGCCGCCGAAGGCCACTCCTACCGCTCGCTCCTCGACGAGGTACGCCACACCCTGGCCTGCGAGTTGCTCACTGGCACCGACCTGCCGACGGCGGCCATCGCCGACCGCCTCGGCTACACCGAGGCCGCCAGCTTCACCCGCGCCTTCCAACGCTGGTCCGGCACCACACCCTTGCGCTGGCGCAAAGCCCAATAGCGCGTCGCCCCGCTACGGCGTGACGATGGCGAAGTTGGGGTCGGGTTTGTCGACGACGCCCTTGATCTGGGCCAGCACCGACGGGTTGCCGCCGACTTTCAGCGCGCCGGATTGCACTGCCGCGGCCGGGTCCTGGCCGCCCATGAGCATTCCGATGAGCTCCGGCCGGGTCAGGGTGAAGGTGGCGTCCGGGGCGGGTGCGCCGTCGTCGGGGGTGCGGTCCCAGTGCACGAGTACGCCGTTGCGGAGTTCGGCTCGGTGCGTGCGGTTCTCGTCGGTGAAGGTCCAGTCGGTGGTGAGGTGCAGGTCCCAGGCTTTGGGCCCGTTGATCTGCAAGGCCAGCGCGTCGAAGACCTGCTCGACGGTCAACCCGTCGAGCATGCTGGGTGACGGCGGGCTGGTCGGGGTGCCGAACGACCCGTTGCGCAATTCGTAGGCGCCGCTGAGGTAGAAGTTGCGCCAGGTGCCGGCCTCGGCGCCGTAGCCGAGCTGCTCGAAGGTGCTGGCCTGCAACATCTTCGCGCGATCATTGCCGGGGTCGGCGAAGATCAGATAGTTCAGGATCTGGGTGGCCCAGCGGTAGTCACCGTCGTCGTAGGCGCGTTGCGCCTTGCTCAGCGCCTCACGCGCCCCGCCCATGGCGGCCACGTGCCGCTTGGCGGACTCGACCGGCGGGTGTTCCCACAGATGCGCCGGGTTACCGTCGAACCAGCCCATATAGCGCTGATAGACAGCCTTCACGTTGTGGCTGACGGTCCCGTAGTAGCCGTGGGTATTCCATTGCTTCACCAACGCCGGTGGCATCTGCATCATTTCGGCGATCTCGCTGCCGACGTAACCCTGATTGAGCATGCGGAGGGTCTGATCGTTGAGGTAGCCGAACATATCCCGTTGCGAGGACAGGAAATTCACGATGTTGTCGGTGCCCCACGTCGGCCAGTGGTGCGAGGCGAACGCGACATCGGATTTCCCGGCGAACATGTTGATCGCTTCGGTGAGATATTTCGCCCACTCGTGCGGATCCCGTACCAGCGCGCCGCGCAGGGTAAGCACGTTGTGCATGGTGTGGGTGGCGTTCTCGGCGATGCACATCGCGCGGTGCTCGGGGAAATAGAAGTTCATTTCGGCGGGCGCTTCGGTGCCGGGTGTCATCTGGAAGACGATCCGCACTCCGTCGAGTACTTCTTCCTGGCCGGTGGTGGCGATATCGCGGGTCGGCGGAATCAGGGTGGTGACCCCGGTGGAGGTCGTCTGACCGAGACCTGCGCCGACCTGCCCCTTCTCGCCGCGCGGCAGGGCGGCGCCGTACATATATGCCGAACGCCGCGCCATCGCCGTACCGGCGTAGATGTTCTCCGACACCGCATGGTCCATGAATCCGGTCGGCGCCAGCACCGGAACACGGCCCGCCGCAACCTCTTCCGGCGTCGTCACGCCGTAGCCGCCGCCGAAGTGATCGACGTGGGAGTGGGTGTAGATCATGCCGGTCACCGGCCGATTGCCACGGTTGTCCCGGTACAGCTTCAGCGCCGCCGCCGCAGTCTCCTGAGAAATCAGCGGATCGATCACGATGATGCCGGTCGCGCCCTCGATGATCGTCATATTCGACAGATCCAGGCCACGCACTTGATAAATCCCGGGAACCACCTCGTACAGCCCCTGTTTGACCACCAATTGGGACTGCCGCCATAGGCTCGGATGCACCGAATTCGGGCAGGTGCCGCGAATGAACGAGTAGGAATCGTTGTCCCACACCACTTTACCGTTGGCGTCTTTGACGACATCGGGTTCCAGCGCAGCCACGAAACCCCGGTCGGTGTCGGCGAAATCCCGGGTGTCGTCGAAAGGCAACGTCTTGGCGAGCTGCTGTTGCTGGTCGACGATGTGATCGCTGGGCTCGACCTGATCCTTCGTCGATTCCTGGGTCGCCGGAGTCGATTCGCAGCCGGTCACCGTCGATGCCACGCCGGTCGCCAGCAGGGCGGCCGCCCCGGCCCCGATTACCCCGCGCCGGGAAAAATTCCCGCCATTGTTGCCGTCCATCGCCCGCACTCCCTGCCTCGAACCGGTTGAAGCCCTGACAAAGCCGCACTAACTGGAATTGGAATTCGCGCTGGTCATCCTATGGGCGCGAGGCGTCCGCCGCGGGGAGGCCGCTCCGCAACAAGATCGATTACCGAGAGCAGATCGCTCTGCAACATTGCCATACTGTTTGTTGCTCTGTACATTCGCTCTATGGCTGCGACTGCCGGCGCGACGAGGCGCCCCTACCGCGAGGAAGCGCACGCGATCCATGCTCGCGACGTCCACTTCGACTTCGAATCCGTTCCGATGCACTACATCCCAGGCGAGGTGCTCGCGACGCACATCGTCAACGTGATGCACCTGGTCTTGCCGGAAGGCGAGCGCGCGATGGCCCAGTGCCTCGCCGAGGCGTTGCCCCTGATCGACGACGAGCGACTACGGGAAGAGGTCCAGGGCTTCATCGGCCAGGAATCCATGCACGCCACCAGCCACGAGGGCGCGCGCGAGCATCTGGCGTCGATCGGGCTGGACGTGGATTCCTACGTGTCGACGATCGCCTGGCTGGTCGACCGCATCCTCGGCGACCACGGCCTCACGGGCCGGGCCCGCCAGGAATGGCTCAAGGAACGGCTCGGATTGTTCGCCGGGATGGAGCATTTCACCGCGGTGATCGGCGAATGGCTGCTCAACGCCGACATTCTCGAAGAACGCGGCATGCATCCGGCGATGCTGGATCTGGTGCGCTGGCACGGCGCGGAGGAGGTCGAGCACCGCAGCGTGGTGTTCGACGCGTTCATGCACGTGGACGGCAGTTACGCGCGCCGGGCGCGCACCGCCGTGCTGGCCACCGCGACGCTGCTGCCGCTGTTCATCGTCTCGACGGCGCACCTGTACCGCCGCGACCCCTCGCCGGACAAGGGTCGCTACTGGGCCATGCAGTTCCTCAGCGCCACCCGGCGCGGCGTAATCCCCAGTTGGACCACCTTCTTCACCGAGATGCCCCGCTATCTGCGGCGCGGCTTCCACCCGTCACAGCTCGGGCCGATGGACAAGGCGCTGCGCTATCTCGCGCACTCCCCCGCCGCGCGGGCGGCCGGGCACTGATGGAAACCGCAACGGCAGCACAGCCATTCGTTCCCTCCCGCGGCCTGCGGATGCTGGGGACGGTGATGGACGCGTACAAACAGATCTTCGTCGCAGGTTCCGCCGCGCCGCTGCTGTCACCACCGGATCCGCTGCGCCGCAACGGCTTCGACCTGACCCTTGTGGTCGACCGGATCGTCGCCGAAGCCGTCGATGTCCTGTCCTTCACACTGCGCGCCGCCGACGGGACAGCGCTGCCCGCGTGGCGACCAGGCGCGCACCTGGATGTCTTCCTGCCCTCGGGAATGCAGCGCCAATACTCGCTCTGTGGCGACCCTGGCGAGCTGACCAGTTATCGGATTGCGGTGCGGCGCATCGCAAACGGTGGGGACGGGTCGATCGAGATGCATCGCCTGCGCGCGGGTGACCCGCTGCGGGTGCGTGGTCCACGCAATGCTTTCACCTTCGTCGAGGCGCCGTCGTATCTGTTCATCGCGGGCGGTATCGGCATCACCCCGATCCTGCCGATGGTCCGGGCGGCCGGGTCTCGCGGCCGCCTGATCTACTTCGGCAGGTCGCGAGCGACGATGCCGTTCCTGAACGAACTGCCCCGGGCGGAGATTCGGGCCGACGACGAAGTCGGGGTCCCGGATGTGGCCGAGTTGATCGCACGCGCCGAACCCGGTGCGGCCGTGTACGTCTGCGGTCCCCCGCCCGTTCTGGCCGCCGCGGAGCAGACCATGTTCGCGATCAATCCGACAGGTTCACTGCATACCGAACGGTTCTCCGAACCACCCGTGACCGACGGCCGCGAGTTCGAGGTCCGGCTGGCCCGCACCGGCCGAACGCTGCGGGTCGGCGCCGGGGAAACCGCGCTCACCGCCATCCAGCGCGCGATCCCGGATGTCGTGTACTCCTGCCGCCAGGGTTTCTGCGGCACCTGCAAAACCCGCGTTCTCGCCGGAACCGTCGACCACCGCGACCGGACCTTGCTCCAGGCCGACCGCGGCGACCACATGCTCACCTGTGTCTCCCGCGCGGCGGACGACGCACTGGTCCTGGACCTGTAGCCCATCGAAAGGGACGAAAACGTCCATGGCACAAAGCTCTAAGCACGCATCCACGCGCTCGCCTCGCATCGTGATCGTCGGCGCCGGCTTCGGCGGTATCGGCCTGGCAATCAAGCTGCGGCAGGCCGGATTCGACGATCTCGTCATCTTGGAGCGGGCCGGCGACCTCGGCGGCACCTGGCAGGCCAACACCTATCCGGGCTGCGCCTGCGATGTGCCGTCCCAGCTCTACAGCTACTCCTTCGCGCCGAACCCGAACTGGTCACGCAAGTACGGCAGGCAGTCCGAGATCCTCGAGTACATCCGCGCGGTGGCGACGAAACACGATGTGCTGCAACATATCCAGTTCAACACCGAGCTGCTGGAGGCACGGTGGGACGACGCGGCGGCGCAGTGGCGGATCATCACCTCCCAGGGCGACGTCACCGCCGATTTCCTGATCTCGGCGACCGGTTTGTTCGCGGAGGCCAAATACCCGTCCGTGCCCGGCCTGGACACCTTCGAGGGCAAGACCTTCCACTCCCTGCACTGGGATCACGACTACGACCTCACCGGCAAGCGCGTCGCGGTTATCGGCACCGGAGCGTCAGCGGTGCAGTTCGTGCCCGAAATCCAGCCCGAGGTAGCCGAACTCGTGCTGTTCCAGCGGTCCGCACCCTGGATCGTGCCCCGCATGGATCGGCGCACTCTCGGCCTGGAACGCCTGCTGCTGCGTCAGCTGCCGTTGGTGGGCAAGGCGATTCGAGGCGGCTGGTTCACCGCGATCGAGGGCTTCGGCCTGGTCGGGTTCGTGGACAAACGCTTCCGGCACCCCTATGAGCTGCTCGGGCGGCTGCAATTGTTGCGCCAGGTCCGAGATCCGGAGCTGCGGCGGACCCTGACCCCCGATTACATGATCGGCTGCAAGCGCGCCATCTTCTCCGACTCTTATCTGCCCGCCCTCGACCAGCCCAATGTCGAGGTGGTGACCGACGGCATCGCCGAAGTGCGGCCGCACTCGATCGTCCTGCGTGACGGCAGCGAACGGCCCATCGACGCCATCATCTTCGGCACCGGATTCACCGCCACCCCCAGCGCTTTCGAACGATTCATCAGCCGGGACGGTCTGTCGATGGCCGAGCTCTACCGCAAACAGCCGCAGAGCTACCTCGGCGCCACCCTCGCCGGATTCCCCAACTTCTTCTGCACGCTCGGGCCGTTCGGCGCCGCGGGCAACCAGTCCGCCATCTTCATGATCGAATCGCAGATCGCCTACATCGTGGACGCCCTGACCACCGTGCGGACCCGGGGCGTCCGCCGTGTCGAAGTGAAACCGCAAGTCCAGCAAGCTTTTCTGGACGAAATGGACCAGCGCAGCGCGGCCACGGTCTGGGTCACCGGCGGCTGCACCGGCTACTACCAAACCCCCGACGGCCGCAATGCCGGGCTCTATCCCAACTGGAGCTTCCAATATCGGCAGCGCACCAGCCGATTCGATATCGACTCCTACGAGGTGAACGCATGATCGACATCGGGCCACTACGCCGAATCACCGGTGCGCGCTACGACATCCGCGGCAAGACGGTGCTGATCACCGGAGCGGGCCAGGGCATCGGCAGCGCCCTCGCCGGCGTCCTGCATCAGCGCGGCGCTGCGCTCGCCCTGGTCGATATCGACGAAACCCGCGCTCGCACAGTCGCTTCCGAGCTCGGTGACCGCACCTTGCCGATCGGCGCCGACGTCACCGACCGGGACGCCATGACCGCGGCGATCGCCCGCACGGCCGAGCACTTCGGCCGCCTCGACGTCGTGGTCGCCAACGCCGGGGTCGTGCCGAAACCGGCCACCCTGCGCACCATGGACGCCCGCAGCTTCGATCACGTCCTCGGCGTCAACCTCACCGGCGTCTTCAATACCGTCCACCCGGCGCTGGACCACATCGTCAGCGCGCGTGGACATGTCGTCGTCGTTTCATCGTGCGCCGCCTTCGCGCCGGGCATGGGCGGCTCCCCCTACATGATCAGCAAGGCCGGGGTCGAACAACTCGGCCGGGCCCTGCGCGTGGAACTCGCCCCGCACCGGGCGACCGCGGGCATCTCCTATTTCGGCATCGTCGACACGGAAATGACCCACGCCACCCTCGATCGCGACGACCTCGGCCGCGCCATCGACAACCTGCTGCCCTGGCCGCTGAACGTCCGCATCACCGCGGCCGAGGCCGCCCGCGTCATCGCCGACGGCATCGGCCGCCGCGCCGCCCGCACCATCGCCCCCGCCGGGTGGGAACCCTACGCGCTACTGCGCGGCATCATCAATATCGCGCTGGATCATCAGCTGACCCGCGACCCGCGCGTAGCCCGGCTGATCCGTGTTTTGGAGAACGCGGCCTGACGTTTCAGCCGGCGACGATCGGCAGCAGGTAGGTCCGAGCGAAATCGGCCATCTCCGAATCGGATTCGAAGCGCACCGTGATGTCCGGCAGCAGGATGAAGGAGTGCACCACCCGGCAGGCGACCTCCATACGCGTCATGACATCCGGGATCTCGGGCAGTAACCCGAGTTCGGTGGCCTGCTGCGCCGCCGCCGCGGCGGCCGCGACCGACAGGGTGAACGCGGTCGAGCCCTCGGTGGTGAGGCTCGCGATCACCCGCTCCGGTTCCAGGGTCATCATGCGCTGCGCCAGTGCGTGCTGACGCCAGCGCGACAGCACGGTGACGAACATGTCGGCCACCAGGTCGGCGGCGTTGTCGTGCCGACCGGGGAGTTTCGCCAGTTCCGCGAGCACCGCGCCGACCTCGCGACTCACTACGGCCTGCACCAGGTCGTCGCGCGACCCGACCCGGCGATAGATCGTCACCCGATCTACCCCGGCCCGGCGCGCGACATCCTCGATGGTCGTCTTCTTGAACCCCACCAGCTCGAACTGCACGAGCGCCGCGTCCAGGATCCGCGATTCGATGCTGTCTTCGGCATCCTTCGGGGTCACAGGGGGTTTCGACGCAGCGGGCACCTGGCCGACACTAGCAAACCAGCCAGCTTCTGCAACACTCACCACCCATTTGTTGCTTATACGCCGATCCGCACCCACGAATGGGCGCGGATCGGCAGACAGGGCGTGAGTTTCTAGCTCGGCAGACCCGCTTCGATGGCCTCGATGATGCGCGGGCGGAGCTCGTCGGCGCGGATGACCGCGTCGACCGAACCGACCTCGACGGCACGGCGAATGTCGTGCACCTTGTCGAATTCCGCCGCCACATTGGCGATCTTCTCCGCACGGACCGAGGACCGGAGCTCACCGAGCTCGGCCGTCAGCGCCGCCCGGTCGGTGCCCGACGCGCTCGAGGCGCGGGTCTCCAGCTCCCGCACGCGCGCGTCGGCCGCGGTCCGCGTGTTGACCTCACCGGCGAACACCACCGCGGCGGCCGGAGCGCCACCGAGCACCGAAGCGAACGAGCCGTCCACCGCGAGCACCGTCATGTTCGGGTTCAGCTTGTTCGAGAACACCACGAACGCGCCGCCGTGATACCGCGAGATCACGCAGAACACGATGGGGCCCTGGAAGTTCACGACCGCGCGGCCGATCTCGGCGCCGTACTCCAGCTGCAGCTTCCGCAGCGACTCCGGCGAACCGTCGAAGCCCGACAGGTTCGCCAGCACGACGAGCGGACGATTTCCGCTGGCCGCGTTGATGGCTCGCGCCGTCTTCTTCGACGACCGCGGGAACAGGGTGCCCGCGGTGTAGGTGTCCGGGCCGTCGGTGGACGGGAAGCCCCGGCGCGGGATCCCGCGGGACTCGATGCCCAACAGGCAGACCGGGATGCCGCCGAGATGCGCGTCCAGCACCACGGACGTCTCGGCGTCGGCCATGCCCGCCCAGCGTTCCAGGACCGGGTGGTCCTGGTCGGCCACCGCGCGCATCACGGTGCGAATATCGAAGGCCTTCTTGCGATCCGGATTGGCGGTGGCGGAGAAGATCTCGCCGACGGTGCTGAAGTCGCTGCCCGCGAGCTCGTGCGGGAAGCTCGAGACATCGCGATCGACCGGGTCGCTGGTCTCGGACCGGCGCGGACCGGCCTCGCCAGGTGCGACGTAGGTGTGGTCGTAGTGCGCCATCAGCACGTCGCGCGCGGCGGGCAGGCTCGGCGCCCAGTACTGCGCCTCACCGTTCGGGCCCATCACGCGGTCGTAGCCGCCGATACCGAAGTTGTCCTCCGCCGAGACGCCGCCGGAGAAGTCCAGCGCCTGCTTGCCGGTGAGCACCATCGCGGAATCCGGGGTCATCACCAGGATGCCCTTGGTGTGCATGAGCATCGTGGCCTCGGCGTTCCAGTACGGCTGCGCGCCGACGTTGATGCCGGCGACCACGATGTTGATCTCACCGCCGTCCTGGGTGAACTCGACGATTCGCTTCAGCGCGGCCGCCACCCAGTCCATATTCTCGGTGCCGGACTCCATGGAGATCCGGGCGCCGGAGGACAGCGCGTACCACTCCACCGGCACCTGCATCCGCTCGGCCAGGTCCAGCGCGGCGATCACGCGGCGGCACTCCGGTTCCGACAGCGCGCCGAGCGATTTCGTCGGGTCGCCGAGCAGCGCCACCCGGGTGACACCCTCGGGATACCGCTCGGTCTTCGTCGAGACCACACCCGTGACGATCGCCGCGGTGTTGCGTCCCCGGGGCCGGTCGACCGGCACCAGCGTATGGCTGGCATCGAGGTCGTACTCGGCGAATTCGCCCAGCAGGCCGGTCAATTCGTACGGGTACACGGTGTTGCGGCTGCTGGCCCGCAGCACCTTCTGCCGGTATTCGTCGATCGGCTCGACCACGTCGTCGGTCGGCTCGCCGACGGTCACCTCGGTACCGCCGTGCGAGTCGAAGGAGATGCGCAGCGCGACCTTGGTCAGCTCGCCCGTCTCCTGATCGCGCTCGCGTGCGATGAGCAGGATCTCCTCCAGCCCGGCGCCCGCGGTCGTCGGCAGCACGTGCCCGCCGATGATCGACTGCAGCTCCGCGCGGGTGACATCGACCGGCGGCCAGATGTACATCACGATCCGGTTGGTGTTGAACCGCTTGGCCGAGGGCCGCCGCGACTGCGCCCGGCGGATGGAATCCAGGCAGGTGGCGATGGTGATCTCGGCGGTCGGCAACGCACGCAGGTTGCCGTCCTGGTCGCGCAGCGTGGCCAGGTCACGGACCTGGGCGAAGGCGATCAGGCGGTCGTCGCCCGGGTTGTCCTTCGCGACGCAGCGGTACAGGTACACCTCTTCGTCGTCGGAGGACGGCAGGCGGGTGAGGTCGAACTTGCGCAACCGCTCCATCTGCATCCGCTGCGCGATGTAGGGATGCAAGCCGCGGATCAGCCGCTCCTCGGCCATGCCGGTGGCGGACGGACGGAAGGTGACATGGTGGTGCATGACCGCACCGCCGCTGCCCGCGACCGTGGCGGTGATCCGGTGCACCTGATTCGGCAGCGGATGCGCGCCGATGGCCTCCTGCA of the Nocardia sp. XZ_19_385 genome contains:
- a CDS encoding metal-dependent hydrolase; amino-acid sequence: MAATAGATRRPYREEAHAIHARDVHFDFESVPMHYIPGEVLATHIVNVMHLVLPEGERAMAQCLAEALPLIDDERLREEVQGFIGQESMHATSHEGAREHLASIGLDVDSYVSTIAWLVDRILGDHGLTGRARQEWLKERLGLFAGMEHFTAVIGEWLLNADILEERGMHPAMLDLVRWHGAEEVEHRSVVFDAFMHVDGSYARRARTAVLATATLLPLFIVSTAHLYRRDPSPDKGRYWAMQFLSATRRGVIPSWTTFFTEMPRYLRRGFHPSQLGPMDKALRYLAHSPAARAAGH
- a CDS encoding PDR/VanB family oxidoreductase, whose product is METATAAQPFVPSRGLRMLGTVMDAYKQIFVAGSAAPLLSPPDPLRRNGFDLTLVVDRIVAEAVDVLSFTLRAADGTALPAWRPGAHLDVFLPSGMQRQYSLCGDPGELTSYRIAVRRIANGGDGSIEMHRLRAGDPLRVRGPRNAFTFVEAPSYLFIAGGIGITPILPMVRAAGSRGRLIYFGRSRATMPFLNELPRAEIRADDEVGVPDVAELIARAEPGAAVYVCGPPPVLAAAEQTMFAINPTGSLHTERFSEPPVTDGREFEVRLARTGRTLRVGAGETALTAIQRAIPDVVYSCRQGFCGTCKTRVLAGTVDHRDRTLLQADRGDHMLTCVSRAADDALVLDL
- a CDS encoding NAD(P)/FAD-dependent oxidoreductase gives rise to the protein MIVGAGFGGIGLAIKLRQAGFDDLVILERAGDLGGTWQANTYPGCACDVPSQLYSYSFAPNPNWSRKYGRQSEILEYIRAVATKHDVLQHIQFNTELLEARWDDAAAQWRIITSQGDVTADFLISATGLFAEAKYPSVPGLDTFEGKTFHSLHWDHDYDLTGKRVAVIGTGASAVQFVPEIQPEVAELVLFQRSAPWIVPRMDRRTLGLERLLLRQLPLVGKAIRGGWFTAIEGFGLVGFVDKRFRHPYELLGRLQLLRQVRDPELRRTLTPDYMIGCKRAIFSDSYLPALDQPNVEVVTDGIAEVRPHSIVLRDGSERPIDAIIFGTGFTATPSAFERFISRDGLSMAELYRKQPQSYLGATLAGFPNFFCTLGPFGAAGNQSAIFMIESQIAYIVDALTTVRTRGVRRVEVKPQVQQAFLDEMDQRSAATVWVTGGCTGYYQTPDGRNAGLYPNWSFQYRQRTSRFDIDSYEVNA
- a CDS encoding short-chain dehydrogenase/reductase, coding for MIDIGPLRRITGARYDIRGKTVLITGAGQGIGSALAGVLHQRGAALALVDIDETRARTVASELGDRTLPIGADVTDRDAMTAAIARTAEHFGRLDVVVANAGVVPKPATLRTMDARSFDHVLGVNLTGVFNTVHPALDHIVSARGHVVVVSSCAAFAPGMGGSPYMISKAGVEQLGRALRVELAPHRATAGISYFGIVDTEMTHATLDRDDLGRAIDNLLPWPLNVRITAAEAARVIADGIGRRAARTIAPAGWEPYALLRGIINIALDHQLTRDPRVARLIRVLENAA
- a CDS encoding TetR/AcrR family transcriptional regulator, encoding MTPKDAEDSIESRILDAALVQFELVGFKKTTIEDVARRAGVDRVTIYRRVGSRDDLVQAVVSREVGAVLAELAKLPGRHDNAADLVADMFVTVLSRWRQHALAQRMMTLEPERVIASLTTEGSTAFTLSVAAAAAAAQQATELGLLPEIPDVMTRMEVACRVVHSFILLPDITVRFESDSEMADFARTYLLPIVAG